A stretch of Ipomoea triloba cultivar NCNSP0323 chromosome 13, ASM357664v1 DNA encodes these proteins:
- the LOC116001467 gene encoding transcriptional regulator SUPERMAN, whose product MEVDKYAASNTSDTSSEDSDHRPEDNVGVGRSYECAFCKRGFTNAQALGGHMNIHRKDKLKAAKHNNNISHHQQQQSPPKKSNYSDPRADWATAHLSYQFNYSPPSNPSYQQVYYHHTMRYGDFMGANNDLSLRVGPSNVEDDDEDEGRKEESDDDEEETTDEVDLELRLGRHKYR is encoded by the coding sequence ATGGAAGTCGACAAGTACGCCGCCAGCAACACCTCCGACACGTCGAGCGAGGATTCCGACCACCGGCCGGAAGACAACGTGGGTGTCGGCCGGTCTTACGAGTGCGCTTTCTGCAAGCGAGGCTTCACTAACGCTCAAGCTCTCGGCGGCCACATGAACATTCATAGAAAGGACAAATTAAAGGCCGCCAAGCACAACAACAACATCtctcatcatcaacaacaacaatctcCTCCAAAAAAATCCAACTATTCTGATCCAAGGGCGGACTGGGCGACAGCCCATTTGAGTTACCAGTTTAATTACTCGCCTCCGTCAAACCCTAGCTACCAACAAGTTTATTATCATCATACGATGAGGTACGGAGATTTCATGGGTGCTAATAATGATCTTAGCCTGAGAGTGGGCCCTTCAAACGTGGAAGacgatgatgaagatgaagggAGAAAGGAAGAATCTGATGATGACGAGGAGGAAACTACTGATGAGGTGGATTTGGAACTCCGTCTAGGACGTCACAAATACCGGTAA
- the LOC116001883 gene encoding protein EIN4-like: MKWIKECRTIGTMLRMSVLKLLVLSVHIAIAAADNGFARCNCEYEGFWSIENILECQKVSDFLIAVAYFSIPIELIYFISCSNVPFKLVLFEFIAFIVLCGMTHLLNGWTYYGQHSFQLMLALTVFKVLTAMVSFATAITLISLIPLLLKVKVRELMLKKKAWDLGREVGLIKKQREAGWHVRMLTQEIRKSLDRDTILETTLSELSKTLGLHNCAIWMPNQDRTVMNLTHEVRERNFSDVNDFLIPILDTDVQEIKASDEVKLLEPSSPLAAASSGRSSEPGCVAAIRMPMLRVANFKGGTPELVPACYAILVLVLPSGQGRSWGSQEIEIVKVVANQVTVAISHAAVLEESQHMRDKLAEQNRELQQAQQGALRANQARNAFQMVMSNGMRRPMHSIFGLLSILQEDENLNSEQHLLINATVKTSNVISNLINDVMDCSTKDNRKFPLETRCFELHSMIKEAVCVAKCICAYKGYEFSVEVDKSLPNHVMGDERRAFQVILHVVGNLLKNSNGGCLKFHVVPERSSQGGNDLGWRTWRSNSSRENVFVRFEIGVHGNNSQPEHTTSKVLNPNQKYCGKDFEGSLSFSVCKKLVQLMQGDIWVSPNPMGFDQQVMAVVLGFQLRPSVVIGISEYGDSSNRTHSDSLFPGLNVLLADYDDVNRAVTRRMLEKLGCIVSSVSSGYECLGCLGTTISPFQIVLLDLHLPDLDGFEVTMRIRKFKSRNWPLIVALTSNNDASIRGRCFQVGMNGVICKPLFLQGIADELQKVMLIASRTLS; encoded by the exons ATGAAATGGATTAAGGAATGTAGGACAATAGGTACGATGTTGAGGATGTCGGTGTTGAAGCTGTTGGTTTTGTCTGTCCACATTGCGATAGCAGCAGCCGATAATGGCTTTGCTCGGTGTAATTGTGAGTACGAGGGGTTTTGGAGCATCGAGAACATTTTGGAGTGCCAAAAAGTTAGCGACTTTTTGATTGCGGTGGCGTATTTCTCCATCCCGATTGAGCTCATTTATTTCATCAGCTGCTCGAATGTTCCGTTCAAATTGGTGCTCTTTGAGTTTATCGCGTTCATTGTGCTCTGCGGGATGACCCATCTGCTCAACGGTTGGACTTATTATGGCCAACACTCGTTTCAGCTTATGCTTGCCCTTACGGTTTTCAAAGTCCTCACTGCCATGGTCTCGTTTGCCACTGCCATAACCCTTATCAGCCTCATCCCGTTGCTGCTCAAGGTGAAGGTGAGGGAGCTTATGCTCAAGAAAAAGGCGTGGGATCTTGGTCGGGAAGTTGGGTTAATAAAGAAGCAGAGAGAAGCGGGATGGCACGTCCGGATGCTCACCCAAGAAATCCGCAAGTCACTCGATCGAGACACAATACTCGAGACGACTCTGAGTGAGCTGTCGAAGACGTTGGGTTTACATAACTGCGCTATTTGGATGCCCAATCAGGACAGAACAGTAATGAACCTGACTCACGAGGTGAGGGAGAGGAACTTTTCGGACGTGAATGACTTCTTGATTCCAATACTCGACACCGATGTACAAGAAATTAAGGCCAGCGACGAAGTGAAACTACTCGAGCCTTCGTCGCCCCTCGCTGCTGCGAGTAGTGGAAGGAGTAGCGAGCCGGGATGCGTGGCTGCGATAAGGATGCCGATGCTGAGGGTTGCTAATTTTAAAGGCGGAACGCCCGAGCTTGTCCCGGCTTGTTATGCTATTCTGGTTTTAGTCCTCCCGTCTGGACAGGGCCGATCTTGGGGCAGCCAGGAGATTGAAATAGTAAAGGTCGTTGCCAATCAGGTTACCGTGGCTATATCCCACGCTGCCGTGCTCGAGGAGTCTCAGCATATGAGGGACAAATTAGCGGAGCAAAATCGAGAACTGCAGCAAGCGCAGCAGGGCGCACTGAGGGCGAATCAAGCAAGAAACGCGTTTCAGATGGTCATGAGCAACGGGATGAGAAGGCCTATGCACTCGATCTTTGGCCTTCTCTCGATCTTGCAGGAGGACGAGAACTTAAACAGCGAGCAGCATCTTCTTATAAACGCAACGGTGAAAACCAGCAATGTTATCTCGAACCTAATAAACGACGTGATGGATTGCTCAACAAAAGACAACCGAAAGTTCCCACTCGAGACTCGGTGCTTCGAGCTACATTCTATGATAAAAGAGGCGGTCTGTGTTGCCAAGTGCATCTGTGCTTACAAGGGTTACGAATTCTCCGTTGAAGTCGACAAATCCCTGCCTAATCACGTTATGGGAGACGAAAGACGAGCTTTCCAGGTTATTCTCCATGTAGTCGGGAATCTCTTGAAGAACAGCAACGGAGGGTGCCTTAAATTTCATGTAGTGCCCGAAAGGTCTAGTCAGGGAGGAAACGATTTAGGTTGGAGAACTTGGCGATCAAACTCATCCCGTGAGAATGTCTTTGTCAGATTTGAAATTGGGGTACATGGAAACAATTCTCAACCCGAACACACAACATCCAAAGTCTTGAATCCTAATCAGAAATATTGTGGAAAGGATTTTGAGGGAAGCTTGAGCTTCAGTGTCTGCAAAAAGCTAGTTCAG TTAATGCAAGGAGACATTTGGGTATCCCCGAATCCTATGGGTTTTGATCAACAAGTCATGGCTGTTGTTCTGGGATTTCAACTCAGACCCTCGGTCGTCATAGGCATATCGGAATATGGTGATTCTTCCAACCGGACGCACTCAGATTCTCTTTTCCCCGGGCTCAATGTTCTGTTAGCTGACTACGATGATGTGAACAGAGCAGTAACCCGCCGTATGCTAGAGAAACTTGGATGCATCGTTTCTTCGGTTTCATCAGGATACGAATGCTTAGGCTGTCTCGGCACTACAATATCCCCGTTCCAAATCGTGCTTTTGGATCTTCACTTACCTGATCTGGACGGGTTCGAAGTCACCATGAGAATCCGGAAGTTCAAAAGCCGTAACTGGCCACTGATCGTTGCCCTAACATCGAACAACGATGCCAGCATCCGTGGAAGATGCTTTCAGGTCGGGATGAATGGCGTCATCTGTAAACCGCTATTCTTGCAGGGAATTGCAGACGAGCTTCAGAAAGTTATGTTAATTGCGAGCCGAACCCTATCTTGA